Genomic DNA from Ensifer adhaerens:
CCGGCGGTGATCGTTCCGTCCTCCTCGAAGGCCGGGCGCATGGCGGCCAGACGTTCGAGTGTTGTGGCGCGGGGATGCTCGTCCGTGTCGAAGACCTGTGGTCCCTTTCGTGACGGCACGGAGATGGGCGCGATTTCGGCGGCAAAACGTCCGGCCTCTTGCGCCGCAAGCGTCTTTTGCTGGGAAGCGAGGGCGAAGGCGTCCTGCTCTGCGCGGGTGATCTGAAAGCGCCGTGCGATCTGCTCGACCGTCACGCCCATATGGACGTCGTGGAATGCGTCCCATAGCCCATCGAGAACCATCATGTCGCGCATGGCGATGTCGCCCATCTTCTGGCCGAAACGGGCCTTTTCGACCACGTAAGGCGCACGGCTCATGGAATCCTGTCCGCCGGCGAGGATCAGCCCCGCGTCGCCGGCCTTGATGGCCTGGGCTGCCATGTGGATTGATTTCTGCCCTGCGCCGCACACCATGTTAAGGGTTGAGGCGGGTACATGGGCTGGCAATCCGCCCCGAAGCGAGGCTTGACGGGCAGGATTCTGTCCGGCGCCGCCGGAAAGCACCTGTCCGATGATAATCTCATCGATGGCGGCCGGATCGACATCGGACTTCTTCAGGAGATCCGCGATCACCTGCGCGCCGACTTCGGCGGCCGCAAGCTCCGACAGTGCACCGCCGAGCCGTCCGATTGCCGATCGCTTCGCCGCGACGATGAACACATCCGTTGCCATGCCTGCCTCCCAAATTCTTGTCATGATCAGAATATTGACATTCTGGTTATACTCAAAATATAGTCCGTCGTGAAGCGGGGTCAGGTCGAAATTTCCGGCCCGCCCGGAGGAGGATCAGAAGATATGGCGGAGACGCTCTGGAGCCCGCCCGAAACCATGGCGCATGGTTCGGGAATGGCGCGGTTTGCGCGGATGGCGGGGATAGACCCGAATGACTACGACAGCCTTCATCGTTGGTCGATTTCCGAACCCGGCGCGTTCTGGCGCACTGTCTGGGACCTTGCCGGTCTTGTTGGCGAGCCGGGGGATCGCGATTTCGTACCTTCGCCGAACACCTGGATGACGGGTGCGGCCTTCTTTCCCGATGCGAAGCTCAATCTGGCGGAAAACCTGCTGCGCGGGCCGGGCGCGGCCGTTTGTGTCGTGGAGACCGACGAGGCGGGAGGTCGCCGCGAGGTTACGCGCGACTGGTTGCGCGCCGAAGTCGCCCGCATTGCCGCGGGTCTGAAACAGGCCGGCATCGGTCAAGGCGACCGGGTAGCGACCATCCTGCCGAACCGGATCGAGAATCTTGTCACGCTGCTGGCGACCGCCGCCATCGGTGCGGTCTGGACCTCCTGCTCGCCGGATTTCGGTGCGGCGGCCATTCTCGACCGCATCGGCCAAGTGCGCCCGAAGGTCGTCTTCGTGCAGGCGCAGTTCCGCTATGGCGGCAAGGCGCACGACATTGCCGAACGGCTGGGCAGTATCATTGCCGGTCTTGAAGGGTTGGCAGAGGTCGTTCACGTCGGCCCGGCCGGCTTCTCCTGCGCCGCGCCGATCGCGGGCTATGCCGAATTCGGTACTGCGGGCAGTGCTCTTGACTTTGCGCGCATCGGCTTCAACGATCCGGTCTATATTCTCTATACGTCCGGCACGACGGGGAAGCCGAAGGCGATCTTGCATCGCACCGGCGGCGTTCTGCTCCAGCAGGTGAAGGAACATCTGCTGCATGGCGACGTGCGGTCGGGCGATCGGGTTCTCTGGTACTCGAACACGGCCTGGATGATGTATCACTGGATCGTCTCGGCGCTCGCCTGTGACGCCGTTCTGGTTCTTTACGATGGGGCGCCGATCCTCAAGACCGAGACGGGCCTCGACTGCACCCTGCTCTGGCGGATCGTGGAAGGCGAAGGCCTGACGCATCTCGGCATCTCGCCGAAATATCTGGCAACGCTGGCCGA
This window encodes:
- a CDS encoding acetyl-CoA C-acetyltransferase, encoding MATDVFIVAAKRSAIGRLGGALSELAAAEVGAQVIADLLKKSDVDPAAIDEIIIGQVLSGGAGQNPARQASLRGGLPAHVPASTLNMVCGAGQKSIHMAAQAIKAGDAGLILAGGQDSMSRAPYVVEKARFGQKMGDIAMRDMMVLDGLWDAFHDVHMGVTVEQIARRFQITRAEQDAFALASQQKTLAAQEAGRFAAEIAPISVPSRKGPQVFDTDEHPRATTLERLAAMRPAFEEDGTITAGNASGLNDGASAVLVASEKRMNELGLTPLARVASYASFGMEPMDMGLAPVGAARAALSRAGWSVDDLDVMEVNEAFAAQSIAVHREMGWDAERANPNGGAIALGHPLAASGNRIVVSLVHEMLRRNARRGLATLCIGGGMGVAICLERA
- a CDS encoding acetoacetyl-CoA synthetase gives rise to the protein MAETLWSPPETMAHGSGMARFARMAGIDPNDYDSLHRWSISEPGAFWRTVWDLAGLVGEPGDRDFVPSPNTWMTGAAFFPDAKLNLAENLLRGPGAAVCVVETDEAGGRREVTRDWLRAEVARIAAGLKQAGIGQGDRVATILPNRIENLVTLLATAAIGAVWTSCSPDFGAAAILDRIGQVRPKVVFVQAQFRYGGKAHDIAERLGSIIAGLEGLAEVVHVGPAGFSCAAPIAGYAEFGTAGSALDFARIGFNDPVYILYTSGTTGKPKAILHRTGGVLLQQVKEHLLHGDVRSGDRVLWYSNTAWMMYHWIVSALACDAVLVLYDGAPILKTETGLDCTLLWRIVEGEGLTHLGISPKYLATLADNGFEPGKAFDLGSLRWLMSAGSPVAPHQFDWIYGAIKKDVGFASISGGTEIMGCFLLGSPLHPVRRGMLTVKALGMAVNVLDERGAPVVGRAGELVCTEPFPSMPLTFWGPDGDERYRKTYFADRAEIWTHGDRATMNADGSSVIHGRSDFTLNPGGVRIGTADIYNVCERFAEIEDCIVFGRPIDNDEEIVLCLKMAEGRSADAELARSIRSRLRAECSPRHVPAAIYTVADIPYTLNGKRVEGAAKAVVSGLEVKNKDSLANPASLSAFAALQREAAL